A stretch of Amycolatopsis balhimycina FH 1894 DNA encodes these proteins:
- a CDS encoding SMP-30/gluconolactonase/LRE family protein has translation MKNRRTLAAATGSAYQLAEGPVWDPIRHRLLWVDILGGAVLEGTLDDGRIEVTTRHAFDEMVGAVAVAEDGTLLVAAQENFVLIHPDRTRESGPRIVPAGESRRLNDGGTDPAGRFLVGTLALAGASESEVLVRWEHDGRLTELDADLTLSNGLAWSADGTRMYSVDTLRGTVFVRGYDPRTGAVGRRQVHLRLDDGSPDGIALDAADHLWVAVWGAGEVRRYSPDGTVAERLAVPAPHTSCVAFAGDDLRTLVITTATNGLSDRQRRAHPDSGRLFTMRVDTPGLPVPAWVPPTTPGRAARFATLRPDQEFP, from the coding sequence ATGAAGAATAGGCGCACCCTCGCCGCGGCGACAGGCTCGGCCTACCAGCTCGCCGAAGGCCCCGTCTGGGACCCGATCCGACACCGGCTGCTGTGGGTGGACATCCTCGGCGGCGCCGTGCTCGAAGGCACCCTCGACGACGGCCGCATCGAGGTCACCACCCGGCACGCCTTCGACGAGATGGTCGGCGCGGTGGCCGTGGCCGAAGACGGCACGCTCCTCGTGGCCGCGCAGGAAAACTTCGTCCTCATCCACCCCGACCGGACCCGCGAATCCGGGCCACGCATCGTTCCCGCGGGCGAGTCGCGCCGGCTCAACGACGGCGGCACCGACCCCGCCGGGCGCTTCCTCGTCGGCACCCTGGCCTTGGCCGGGGCGTCCGAAAGCGAGGTGCTGGTCCGCTGGGAGCACGACGGCCGCCTCACCGAGCTCGACGCCGACCTGACCCTGTCCAACGGCCTCGCCTGGTCAGCTGACGGCACCCGGATGTACAGCGTCGACACGCTGCGCGGCACCGTGTTCGTCCGCGGCTACGACCCGCGGACCGGCGCGGTCGGCCGGCGGCAGGTACACCTGCGGCTCGACGACGGCTCCCCCGACGGGATCGCCCTCGATGCCGCCGACCACTTGTGGGTGGCGGTGTGGGGAGCCGGCGAAGTCCGCCGGTACTCCCCCGACGGCACCGTGGCAGAACGCCTCGCCGTTCCCGCGCCGCACACCTCCTGCGTCGCCTTCGCCGGCGATGACCTGCGCACCCTCGTCATCACCACCGCCACCAACGGACTGAGCGACCGGCAGCGCCGAGCCCATCCGGACTCCGGGCGGCTGTTCACCATGCGCGTCGACACCCCCGGTCTGCCCGTTCCCGCCTGGGTACCACCCACCACTCCAGGGCGAGCTGCGCGCTTCGCCACCCTCCGCCCAGATCAGGAGTTTCCGTGA
- a CDS encoding PKD domain-containing protein yields MTSPVPHHKVSGHFDGTGSRFTFYLPPKARWDGRFFQVVYPLQNENATDDDIAFAADSGAYRVQTNGSTGYRVDAAAAKFSKQVAARYYGTSRRIFGYLYGGSGGSYQAIGAIENTTGVWDGAVPFIPGTPEAIPNNFFVRAFARLVLGTKAPRIADAVKPGGSGNPGAGLSGVERAVLTEVTKMGIPLRAWANYRYVLGMDDPQGLLGFASTVRALDPAYADDFWGKAGYLGTERSPLGDLFRSARIDYPATVTKVNRDPQSRPTSLVLDGVPANPANLLLDFTVYRPDGTTKAGTLTGTLDPATKVFTIGGGNPPDVLDALAEGAKLRMDNRWSLALLAYHRYQVPTRPGFHAWDQFRDAAGQPIYPQRPVEVGPMISRNVSGGGTFTGKITAKVIVVANLLDTDAYPWDADWYASQAKQALGNRYDSMFRVWFNDHADHIGAHLPGLVGYGGILEQALRDVSAWAERGVVPARSTQYTMADSQIRVPATAQERRGIQPVVDLTAGGGTRIDVTAGRPVAFKALAQVPPGAGKVVSAEWDFTGDGVFERRPSGPPRDCVELSATHTYTAPGTYIVALRVTANRAGNPAAPFADVQNLGQVRVVVH; encoded by the coding sequence GTGACCAGCCCGGTTCCCCATCACAAGGTTTCCGGGCACTTCGACGGGACCGGTTCCCGGTTCACCTTCTACCTGCCGCCCAAGGCACGCTGGGACGGCCGGTTCTTCCAAGTGGTCTATCCGTTGCAGAACGAGAACGCGACCGACGACGACATCGCGTTTGCTGCGGACAGCGGCGCCTACCGGGTACAGACGAACGGCAGCACCGGGTACCGGGTCGACGCGGCCGCAGCCAAGTTCTCGAAGCAGGTCGCGGCGCGCTACTACGGGACGTCGCGGCGGATCTTCGGTTACCTCTACGGCGGCAGCGGCGGGTCGTACCAGGCGATCGGCGCGATCGAAAACACCACCGGGGTCTGGGACGGCGCGGTGCCGTTCATTCCCGGGACGCCCGAGGCCATTCCGAACAACTTCTTCGTGCGCGCCTTCGCCCGGCTGGTACTGGGCACGAAGGCGCCGCGGATCGCGGACGCGGTGAAGCCCGGTGGATCGGGGAACCCCGGTGCCGGTCTGTCCGGAGTGGAACGGGCGGTGCTCACCGAGGTGACGAAGATGGGAATCCCGCTTCGGGCTTGGGCGAACTACCGGTACGTTCTCGGCATGGACGACCCCCAGGGGCTGCTCGGATTCGCGAGCACCGTGCGTGCCCTGGATCCGGCGTACGCGGACGACTTCTGGGGCAAGGCGGGCTATCTCGGCACCGAGCGGTCGCCGCTGGGTGATCTGTTCCGCTCCGCGCGGATCGACTATCCGGCCACCGTCACCAAGGTCAACCGGGACCCGCAGAGCCGGCCGACAAGTCTGGTCCTCGACGGCGTCCCGGCGAACCCGGCCAACCTTCTCCTCGACTTCACCGTCTACCGGCCGGATGGTACGACGAAGGCCGGGACGCTCACCGGCACCCTGGACCCGGCGACGAAGGTGTTCACCATCGGCGGCGGCAATCCGCCCGACGTGCTCGACGCGCTGGCCGAAGGCGCCAAGCTGCGCATGGACAACCGGTGGTCCCTCGCGCTGCTGGCTTACCACCGCTACCAGGTTCCGACGCGGCCGGGTTTTCACGCCTGGGACCAGTTCCGCGATGCCGCGGGGCAGCCGATCTACCCGCAGCGTCCGGTCGAAGTGGGTCCGATGATCTCGCGCAACGTCAGCGGCGGCGGCACGTTCACCGGCAAGATCACCGCGAAGGTCATCGTGGTCGCCAACCTGCTGGACACCGATGCCTACCCGTGGGACGCCGACTGGTACGCGAGCCAGGCGAAGCAGGCCCTCGGCAACCGTTACGACAGCATGTTCCGCGTCTGGTTCAACGACCACGCCGACCACATCGGGGCGCACTTGCCCGGCCTGGTCGGCTACGGAGGCATCCTGGAGCAGGCGCTGCGTGATGTGAGCGCCTGGGCGGAACGGGGTGTGGTGCCGGCACGATCGACGCAGTACACCATGGCGGACAGCCAGATCCGGGTGCCGGCGACCGCCCAGGAGCGCCGGGGTATCCAGCCGGTGGTCGATCTCACGGCGGGCGGTGGCACCAGGATCGACGTCACCGCGGGCCGGCCCGTCGCGTTCAAGGCGCTGGCCCAGGTGCCGCCGGGGGCAGGCAAGGTGGTGTCGGCCGAATGGGACTTCACCGGTGACGGCGTGTTCGAGCGTCGGCCATCGGGCCCGCCGCGGGATTGTGTGGAGCTTTCAGCGACGCACACCTACACCGCACCCGGCACCTACATCGTGGCGCTGCGGGTGACCGCGAACCGTGCCGGAAACCCGGCCGCGCCGTTCGCCGATGTTCAGAACCTGGGACAGGTCCGCGTGGTGGTCCATTAG
- a CDS encoding IlvD/Edd family dehydratase, translated as MGLRSAQWYEGQGRNAYIHRAWMRRGVPGDAFTGRPQIAIANTASDLTPCNAHLNEIAQSVKNGVYEAGGIPLELPVVSLGETQVRPTAMLWRNMAAMATEEMLRANPVDGVVLLGGCDKTIPSLLMAAASVDLPAVVVPGGPMLTGTFRGKPLGCGTDVWRLSEEVRAGVLSAADFTRSESAMIRSRGHCNTMGTASTMALVAEALGTVVPGVAGTPAPDSRLLEAAHGTGRLAVEMVAADRRPSTFLTSGSFRNAIVALAAIGGSTNAVVHLLAIAGRLGIELTLADFDRIGSRVPVLADLLPAGRFLMDDFHRAGGLRAVLREVADLLDPEALTVTGKPLVSFLDDAPIWDTEVIRTRAKPLVEHGGIAVLRGNLAPDGALIKPAAASPHLLQHRGPAVVFDSIEDFHARIDDPGLDVDADSVLVLRGCGPKGYPGMPEVANLPLPKKLLEQGVRDMVRVCDGRMSGTAYGTVVLHVAPEAAAGGPLALIRTGDIISLDVKARRIDVDLPDSELAARTPAEAAVAGFATPQRGWERLYVEHVLQADTGADLDFLLGSSGSQVSRESH; from the coding sequence ATGGGGCTTCGCAGCGCGCAGTGGTACGAAGGGCAAGGCCGCAACGCCTACATCCACCGGGCGTGGATGCGCCGCGGCGTGCCCGGTGACGCGTTCACCGGTCGTCCGCAGATCGCCATCGCCAACACCGCTTCGGACCTGACCCCGTGCAACGCGCACCTGAACGAGATCGCGCAGTCGGTGAAGAACGGCGTCTACGAGGCGGGGGGCATCCCGCTGGAGCTGCCGGTGGTGTCGCTGGGCGAGACGCAGGTGCGGCCGACCGCGATGCTGTGGCGCAACATGGCCGCGATGGCGACCGAGGAGATGCTGCGGGCCAACCCCGTCGACGGAGTGGTGCTGCTGGGCGGCTGTGACAAGACGATTCCGTCGCTGCTCATGGCCGCTGCCTCGGTCGACCTGCCCGCGGTGGTCGTTCCGGGCGGCCCGATGCTCACCGGCACTTTCCGCGGCAAGCCGCTGGGCTGTGGTACCGATGTGTGGCGGTTGTCGGAGGAGGTGCGGGCCGGCGTTCTCTCGGCGGCCGACTTCACCCGCTCCGAGTCGGCGATGATCCGCAGCCGCGGCCACTGCAACACCATGGGCACCGCCTCCACCATGGCGCTCGTCGCCGAAGCCCTCGGCACCGTGGTGCCCGGCGTCGCCGGCACGCCCGCCCCGGACAGCCGTCTGCTGGAGGCGGCCCACGGCACCGGACGCCTGGCCGTCGAGATGGTCGCCGCCGACCGCCGGCCGAGCACGTTCTTGACGAGCGGCTCGTTCCGAAACGCCATCGTCGCGCTGGCCGCCATCGGCGGGTCCACCAACGCCGTGGTCCACCTGCTGGCGATCGCCGGGCGCCTCGGCATCGAGCTGACGCTGGCGGATTTCGACCGCATCGGCTCACGGGTGCCCGTGCTGGCCGACCTGCTGCCCGCCGGCCGGTTCCTCATGGACGACTTCCACCGCGCCGGCGGCCTGCGCGCCGTGCTGCGCGAGGTCGCCGACCTGCTCGACCCCGAGGCGCTGACCGTCACCGGCAAGCCGCTGGTCTCCTTCCTCGACGACGCCCCGATCTGGGACACCGAAGTCATCCGCACCCGTGCGAAGCCACTCGTCGAGCACGGCGGCATCGCCGTGCTGCGCGGCAACCTCGCCCCGGACGGCGCCCTGATCAAGCCGGCCGCCGCGTCACCGCACCTGCTGCAGCACCGCGGCCCGGCCGTGGTCTTCGACTCCATCGAGGACTTCCACGCCCGCATCGACGACCCCGGCCTGGACGTGGACGCCGACTCGGTGCTGGTGCTGCGTGGCTGCGGCCCCAAGGGCTACCCCGGCATGCCCGAAGTCGCCAACCTGCCACTGCCCAAGAAACTGCTGGAACAGGGTGTCCGGGACATGGTCCGGGTTTGCGACGGCCGCATGAGCGGCACCGCCTACGGCACCGTGGTCCTGCATGTCGCCCCCGAAGCCGCCGCGGGTGGCCCACTCGCGCTGATCCGGACCGGCGACATCATCAGCCTCGACGTCAAGGCCAGGCGAATCGACGTCGACCTTCCGGACAGTGAGCTGGCCGCCCGCACCCCAGCCGAGGCCGCGGTGGCCGGTTTCGCTACTCCACAGCGCGGCTGGGAAAGGCTCTACGTCGAGCACGTGCTGCAGGCTGACACGGGAGCGGATCTGGACTTCCTGCTCGGCTCCAGTGGCTCGCAGGTGAGCCGCGAATCCCACTGA
- a CDS encoding LacI family DNA-binding transcriptional regulator, whose protein sequence is MHDGEPTSRSAKPTMADVAAKVGVSRALVSLVFRGQPGASQETRDRVFAAAEELGYRPDNAARLLARGRSRTLGVMVTVHQSFQADLVEGIYPEAERLGYDVLLSATAPSRDEAKAVEALLSHRCEALILLGPNADRAALDALGRRAVTAVVGRRLPGALVDSVHTADTKGIRQAVDHLVELGHRHIVHVDGGKEPGSADRRRAYRAAVRRHGLPDRVLPGAHDEEAGMAAARLLLTEDTLPTAVLAGNDRCAIGLMHTLGRAGLEFPRDISIVGFDDNHLSHLSHIDLTTVHQDAAGLAQAAVHAVTDRLENESRAPAEIVLDPKLVVRGTTGPPAR, encoded by the coding sequence GTGCACGACGGCGAACCCACGAGCAGGTCGGCGAAGCCGACGATGGCCGACGTCGCCGCGAAAGTCGGTGTCTCCCGAGCGCTCGTCTCGCTGGTGTTCCGCGGCCAGCCCGGCGCCAGCCAGGAAACCCGGGACCGCGTGTTCGCCGCCGCCGAAGAGCTCGGATACCGCCCCGACAACGCCGCCCGGCTGCTTGCCCGCGGGCGCAGCCGGACACTGGGCGTGATGGTCACCGTGCACCAGTCGTTTCAGGCCGACCTGGTCGAAGGCATCTACCCCGAGGCCGAGCGGCTCGGCTACGACGTGCTGCTGTCGGCGACCGCGCCGAGCCGCGACGAGGCCAAAGCCGTCGAAGCACTGCTGAGCCACCGGTGCGAAGCCCTGATCCTGCTCGGCCCGAACGCCGACCGCGCGGCCCTCGACGCACTGGGCCGGCGCGCCGTCACCGCCGTGGTGGGGCGCCGGCTACCGGGCGCGCTGGTGGACAGCGTGCACACCGCCGACACCAAGGGGATCCGGCAGGCTGTCGACCACCTGGTGGAGCTCGGGCACCGCCACATCGTGCACGTCGACGGCGGCAAGGAACCGGGTTCCGCCGACCGCCGCCGGGCCTACCGCGCGGCCGTGCGGCGGCACGGGCTGCCCGACCGCGTTCTGCCCGGCGCGCATGACGAAGAAGCGGGCATGGCCGCGGCCCGGCTACTGCTCACCGAAGACACCCTGCCGACCGCAGTCCTCGCCGGTAACGACCGCTGTGCGATCGGGCTCATGCACACCCTCGGCCGAGCGGGGCTGGAGTTCCCCCGCGACATCTCGATCGTCGGGTTCGACGACAACCACCTGTCGCACCTGTCGCACATCGACCTCACCACCGTCCACCAGGACGCCGCCGGCCTCGCCCAAGCCGCGGTCCACGCCGTCACCGACCGGCTCGAAAACGAATCCCGAGCCCCCGCGGAGATCGTCCTGGACCCGAAACTCGTCGTCCGCGGAACAACCGGCCCACCGGCCCGCTGA
- the iolB gene encoding 5-deoxy-glucuronate isomerase, whose amino-acid sequence MNKHHLPALSTSDGPFPTVVTPESAGWGFSGLRILDLPSGGSATIATGDAEHLVLPLSGSARVSCDGETFELTGRTGVFDGVTDFAYLPRDARATITSDEGGRFALPSARCEKRLPARYGPATNVPREARGVGTCAREVHNYCLPATFDADRLLVCEVLTPGGHWSSYPPHKHDEHGDHERELEEIYYFEVDGGGMGYQRVYGTDDRPIDVLAEVRSGDVVLVPHGWHGPSMAAPGYDLYYLNVMAGPGPDRAWLITDDPAHAWVRESWGSAR is encoded by the coding sequence GTGAACAAGCACCACCTGCCCGCGCTGTCCACGAGCGACGGTCCTTTCCCGACCGTCGTCACGCCGGAGTCCGCCGGCTGGGGCTTCTCCGGCTTGCGGATCCTCGATCTGCCTTCCGGCGGGTCGGCGACGATCGCGACCGGCGACGCCGAACACCTCGTGCTCCCGCTGTCCGGCAGCGCCCGGGTGAGCTGCGACGGCGAGACGTTCGAGCTGACCGGCCGCACCGGCGTCTTCGACGGCGTCACCGACTTCGCCTACCTCCCGCGGGACGCCCGCGCGACGATCACCAGCGACGAAGGCGGCCGCTTCGCGCTGCCATCCGCGCGGTGCGAGAAGCGGCTTCCCGCGCGGTACGGCCCGGCAACGAACGTCCCCCGCGAAGCCCGGGGCGTCGGAACCTGCGCCCGTGAGGTGCACAACTACTGCCTGCCGGCCACGTTCGACGCCGACCGGCTCCTGGTCTGCGAAGTGCTCACCCCCGGTGGCCACTGGTCGTCCTACCCACCGCACAAGCACGACGAACACGGCGACCACGAACGCGAGCTAGAGGAGATCTACTACTTCGAGGTCGACGGCGGCGGCATGGGCTACCAGCGCGTGTACGGCACCGACGACCGGCCCATCGACGTGCTCGCCGAGGTCCGCTCCGGCGACGTGGTGCTCGTGCCGCACGGCTGGCACGGCCCGTCGATGGCCGCGCCGGGTTACGACCTCTACTACCTCAACGTCATGGCCGGCCCCGGACCGGACCGGGCGTGGCTGATCACCGACGACCCGGCGCACGCTTGGGTCCGCGAGAGCTGGGGGAGCGCCCGATGA
- a CDS encoding beta-galactosidase translates to MTIPSRLPRRVLFGAAYYAEYQRGDRLADDFALMAAAGFTVIRVGESVWSTWEPEDGRFELDWLQPILDLAHEHGISVILGTPTYAVPPWLARRYPEIAGETATGQRIGWGGRQEVDFTHAAFRFHAERVVRAILGRYADHPAVIGFQVDNEPGLHLLHNHGVFQRFVEHLRQHYGDVATLNEAWGLVYWSHRLSDWSDLWVPDGSIQPQYDLAWRRFQGELTTEFIDWQAGIARGYAHPGQFVTTCIDYGRPAMDDEQVSRGLDITSGNAYYDMQDGLLLPQEEQTAQTWPPSGVWALYLIADRMYASRQAPFLVTETNASSIGATWHNKPGYDGQWRQAAWALVARGARMVEYWHWHTLQFGTETYWGGVLPHSNVPGRVYHEIAKLGAEFASAGDLVADLTPGTDVAMLYSTPSKWLMEKHPPLATADGGPHPGAYHRIFDAFYKGAFDARLSTRIVHVPQVIDGTPDGQPVDAAEFATRQPLLVVAGCYLADERLLGWLAAYADAGGHLILGPRTGYADTEGRARAEIAPAKLTEYAGVSYGEYSNLTTNVPLVSTPDSELRLGPDAEATAWADLLVATDASVLATYDHPHFGRWAAATTRPHGNGRITCVGTVPGSAFARALFEWARPRTSAWTRLPATVTVTSATSRDGRRVHIIHNWSWEAQTVEAPIDLENVLAGSKVSSGSTIELGAWDVVVAVET, encoded by the coding sequence GTGACGATCCCTTCGCGCTTACCCCGCCGTGTCTTGTTCGGGGCCGCGTACTACGCCGAGTACCAGCGCGGTGACCGTCTGGCCGACGATTTCGCACTGATGGCCGCGGCCGGGTTCACCGTCATCCGCGTCGGCGAGTCGGTGTGGTCGACCTGGGAGCCCGAAGACGGCCGGTTCGAACTCGACTGGCTGCAGCCGATCCTCGACCTCGCCCACGAACACGGCATCTCCGTCATCCTCGGCACCCCGACCTACGCGGTCCCACCGTGGCTCGCGCGCCGGTACCCCGAGATCGCCGGTGAAACCGCGACCGGGCAACGGATCGGCTGGGGTGGACGGCAGGAGGTCGACTTCACCCACGCCGCCTTCCGGTTCCACGCCGAGCGGGTCGTCCGCGCCATCCTCGGCCGCTACGCCGATCACCCCGCGGTGATCGGCTTCCAGGTCGACAACGAACCCGGCCTGCACCTGCTCCACAACCACGGAGTGTTCCAACGTTTCGTCGAGCACCTACGCCAGCACTACGGCGACGTGGCGACGCTCAACGAGGCCTGGGGCCTCGTCTACTGGTCCCATCGGCTGTCCGACTGGTCCGACCTGTGGGTACCTGACGGCAGCATCCAGCCGCAGTACGACCTCGCCTGGCGCCGCTTCCAAGGCGAGCTGACGACCGAGTTCATCGACTGGCAGGCCGGAATCGCGCGCGGCTACGCCCATCCGGGCCAGTTCGTCACCACCTGCATCGACTACGGCCGGCCGGCGATGGACGACGAACAGGTGTCCCGGGGACTGGACATCACTTCGGGCAACGCCTACTACGACATGCAGGACGGACTGCTGCTGCCACAAGAAGAGCAGACTGCACAGACGTGGCCTCCGTCAGGCGTGTGGGCGCTTTATCTCATCGCCGACCGCATGTACGCGTCGCGTCAAGCACCGTTCCTGGTGACCGAGACCAACGCCTCCTCCATCGGCGCCACCTGGCACAACAAACCCGGCTACGACGGGCAGTGGCGGCAAGCGGCCTGGGCGCTGGTCGCACGCGGCGCCAGGATGGTCGAGTACTGGCACTGGCACACCCTCCAGTTCGGCACCGAGACGTACTGGGGTGGCGTCCTGCCGCACAGCAACGTGCCCGGCCGCGTGTACCACGAGATCGCAAAGCTCGGTGCCGAGTTCGCGTCCGCGGGCGACCTCGTCGCCGACCTCACGCCCGGCACCGACGTGGCGATGCTGTACTCGACACCCAGCAAGTGGCTGATGGAAAAGCATCCACCACTGGCCACCGCGGACGGCGGCCCGCACCCCGGCGCCTACCACCGGATCTTCGACGCGTTCTACAAGGGCGCCTTCGACGCCCGCCTGTCCACCCGGATCGTCCACGTCCCGCAGGTGATCGACGGCACGCCCGACGGACAGCCAGTGGACGCGGCCGAGTTCGCCACGCGGCAGCCGCTGCTCGTCGTCGCGGGCTGCTACCTGGCCGACGAGCGCCTGCTCGGCTGGCTCGCCGCGTACGCCGATGCAGGTGGACACCTCATCCTCGGCCCGCGCACCGGCTACGCCGACACCGAAGGCCGTGCCCGCGCCGAAATCGCCCCCGCGAAGCTGACCGAATACGCCGGAGTGTCCTACGGCGAATACAGCAACCTCACCACGAACGTCCCGCTGGTGAGCACTCCGGACAGCGAACTGCGGCTGGGCCCCGACGCCGAAGCGACAGCCTGGGCCGACCTCCTGGTGGCCACCGATGCCAGCGTCCTCGCCACCTACGACCACCCGCACTTCGGGCGGTGGGCTGCCGCGACCACCCGCCCGCACGGCAACGGCCGCATCACCTGCGTGGGCACCGTCCCCGGCTCCGCATTCGCGCGAGCGCTGTTCGAGTGGGCACGCCCCCGGACATCAGCCTGGACTCGGCTACCGGCCACGGTGACCGTCACCAGCGCGACCAGCCGGGACGGCCGGCGGGTGCACATCATCCACAACTGGTCCTGGGAAGCACAAACCGTCGAAGCGCCCATCGACCTCGAGAACGTGCTTGCGGGCTCAAAGGTCAGCTCCGGCAGCACCATCGAACTGGGCGCTTGGGACGTCGTCGTCGCCGTCGAGACGTGA
- the iolC gene encoding 5-dehydro-2-deoxygluconokinase codes for MERQFEVLTMGRVGVDVYPRQIGVGLEDVTLFGKFLGGSATNVAVAAARHGRRSAVITKVGADPFGRFVRKALTGYGVSDRFLGESADLPTPVTFCEIFPPDDFPLYFYRAPKAPDLDLTPGELDFDAIRAADVFWVTVTGLSQEPSRTATLAALEARGRRGVTVLDLDYRPMFWISRDEARYWVGEALGQVTVTAGNLDECETAVGLRDPREAAKALRGKGVSLAVVKQGPRGVLAVDDDGAVEVPPVPVEVVNGLGAGDAFGGALCHGLLSGWDTRRAIEFANAAGAHVAGELSCADAMPTEAQVLAKLAEATRV; via the coding sequence GTGGAACGGCAGTTCGAGGTGCTGACCATGGGCCGGGTGGGGGTGGACGTCTACCCGCGGCAGATCGGTGTCGGGCTGGAGGACGTCACGTTGTTCGGCAAGTTCCTGGGCGGCAGCGCGACCAACGTGGCGGTCGCCGCGGCGCGCCACGGCCGCCGGTCGGCCGTGATCACCAAGGTCGGCGCCGACCCCTTCGGCCGGTTCGTCCGCAAGGCCCTGACCGGCTACGGCGTTTCGGACCGCTTCCTCGGTGAGTCGGCGGACCTGCCCACCCCGGTGACGTTCTGCGAGATCTTCCCGCCGGACGACTTCCCGCTCTATTTCTACCGCGCCCCCAAGGCGCCGGACCTCGACCTGACGCCGGGCGAGTTGGACTTCGACGCCATCCGGGCCGCGGACGTCTTCTGGGTGACCGTCACCGGGCTGAGCCAGGAACCCAGCCGCACCGCGACCCTCGCCGCGCTGGAGGCCCGCGGCCGCCGCGGCGTCACCGTGCTCGACCTCGACTACCGGCCGATGTTCTGGATCTCGCGCGATGAGGCCCGGTACTGGGTCGGCGAAGCGCTCGGCCAGGTCACCGTCACGGCCGGGAACCTCGACGAGTGTGAGACCGCGGTCGGTCTGCGCGACCCCCGCGAGGCCGCGAAAGCCTTGCGCGGCAAGGGAGTCTCGCTCGCGGTGGTGAAGCAGGGCCCGCGCGGCGTCCTGGCCGTCGACGACGACGGCGCCGTCGAGGTCCCGCCCGTGCCGGTCGAGGTGGTCAACGGTCTCGGCGCCGGGGACGCCTTCGGTGGCGCGCTCTGCCACGGCCTGCTCTCCGGTTGGGACACCCGCCGCGCGATCGAGTTCGCCAACGCCGCCGGCGCGCACGTCGCCGGTGAGCTGTCCTGCGCCGATGCCATGCCCACCGAAGCCCAGGTGCTCGCCAAGCTCGCGGAGGCCACCCGTGTCTGA
- a CDS encoding Cgl0159 family (beta/alpha)8-fold protein produces MSERVRRIVTARVQDPGAITEAAAKRVRAKSVLGDHGRAMIIAADHPARGVNAVGGDPAAMADRGELLDRLCLALERPGVTGVLGTADILEDLLLRGVLDGKSVFGSMNRGGLAGSAFEIDDRFTGYDAETIASLGFDGGKMLTRIALEDPATAAALENSAHAIDGLNDRALIAMVEPFLSRWDNGRVRNDLTPDAVIKSITIASGLGRRTAYTWLKLPVVDDMPRVLASSTLPVLLLGGEVADAEAAFTAWREALAQPTVQGLVVGRSLLYPASGDVAGAVDRAVSLL; encoded by the coding sequence GTGTCTGAGCGTGTCCGCCGGATCGTCACCGCTCGCGTCCAGGACCCGGGCGCGATCACCGAGGCCGCGGCCAAGCGGGTCAGGGCGAAGTCCGTGCTCGGCGACCACGGCCGGGCCATGATCATCGCCGCCGACCACCCGGCCCGCGGCGTGAACGCCGTCGGCGGCGACCCGGCCGCGATGGCCGACCGCGGTGAGCTGCTCGACCGTCTGTGCCTCGCGCTCGAACGGCCCGGCGTCACCGGGGTGCTCGGCACCGCCGACATCCTCGAGGACCTGCTGCTGCGCGGCGTCCTCGACGGCAAGAGCGTGTTCGGCTCGATGAACCGGGGCGGCCTGGCCGGCTCGGCGTTCGAGATCGACGACCGTTTCACCGGTTACGACGCCGAGACGATCGCCTCGCTCGGTTTCGACGGCGGCAAGATGCTCACCCGCATCGCGCTGGAGGACCCGGCGACCGCGGCGGCGCTGGAGAACTCGGCCCACGCGATCGACGGGCTGAACGACCGCGCCCTGATCGCGATGGTCGAGCCGTTCCTGTCCCGCTGGGACAACGGCCGGGTCCGCAACGACCTCACCCCGGATGCGGTGATCAAGTCGATCACCATCGCTTCCGGTCTCGGCAGGCGCACCGCCTATACCTGGCTCAAACTGCCGGTGGTGGATGACATGCCGCGAGTGCTGGCCTCCTCGACGCTGCCGGTGCTGCTGCTCGGTGGCGAGGTCGCCGACGCCGAAGCCGCCTTCACCGCCTGGCGGGAAGCGCTGGCCCAGCCGACCGTGCAGGGGCTGGTCGTCGGCCGTTCGCTGCTCTACCCGGCCTCCGGCGACGTCGCCGGCGCGGTCGACCGGGCGGTGAGCCTGCTGTGA